The following proteins are co-located in the Maridesulfovibrio sp. genome:
- a CDS encoding ACP S-malonyltransferase: MSDLSILFPGQGSQEPGMGRDLAEKWSTAMDMWKFAEAESGLPLREIYWEGDAADMAKTDALQPGLTVVNLSIWAYLKESLKPAATAGHSLGEFASLGASGILSIEDTIKAVSLRGKLMSQVGNENHGMAAVLKLDQAAVEEAVEFGASETGKELRVANYNSPAQYVISGEKAAIEAAGTLIKEKKGRSIPLPVSGAFHSPLIQEAADEFAAYLGKLDWKAPAFPVYFNVTAGTESNPEEIKKIMCSQMTSSVRWIEIVSNQYAAGARNFLELGPKGVLTKLLVANLKGKEYEGKGIGNLEQAEAVK; encoded by the coding sequence ATGTCCGATTTATCTATACTTTTCCCCGGTCAGGGTTCCCAGGAACCAGGAATGGGGCGTGATCTTGCTGAAAAATGGTCAACAGCCATGGATATGTGGAAATTCGCTGAGGCTGAATCCGGTCTGCCCCTGCGTGAAATCTACTGGGAAGGCGATGCCGCTGATATGGCTAAGACCGATGCATTGCAGCCCGGTCTGACCGTGGTAAACCTGTCCATCTGGGCTTATCTCAAGGAAAGCCTCAAGCCTGCGGCAACTGCTGGACACAGTCTTGGTGAGTTCGCATCCCTTGGTGCTTCCGGCATTCTTTCTATTGAAGATACCATCAAGGCTGTCAGCCTGCGTGGTAAGCTTATGTCTCAGGTCGGGAATGAAAATCACGGTATGGCCGCAGTGCTCAAGCTGGATCAGGCTGCTGTTGAAGAAGCCGTTGAATTTGGTGCATCCGAAACCGGAAAGGAATTGCGTGTAGCAAACTACAACTCTCCTGCTCAGTATGTAATCAGCGGTGAAAAAGCTGCCATTGAAGCTGCCGGAACCTTGATCAAGGAAAAGAAAGGCCGCTCTATCCCCCTGCCGGTCAGCGGTGCTTTCCACAGCCCTCTTATTCAGGAAGCTGCAGATGAATTTGCTGCCTACCTTGGCAAGCTGGACTGGAAGGCTCCTGCATTTCCGGTTTATTTCAACGTAACCGCCGGCACTGAATCAAATCCCGAAGAAATTAAGAAGATTATGTGTTCCCAGATGACTTCATCCGTGCGCTGGATTGAAATTGTATCCAATCAGTACGCTGCCGGGGCGCGCAACTTCCTCGAACTCGGTCCCAAGGGTGTGCTGACCAAGCTGTTGGTGGCCAACCTTAAGGGCAAGGAATACGAAGGAAAAGGCATCGGTAATCTGGAGCAGGCCGAAGCTGTTAAATAG